A genomic region of Notamacropus eugenii isolate mMacEug1 chromosome 3, mMacEug1.pri_v2, whole genome shotgun sequence contains the following coding sequences:
- the PHETA2 gene encoding sesquipedalian-2 isoform X1: MSYCDIHRKGTFRKGDIHRIPMARSLGVNQACQLGSPRSADGPQSSLPSFGSDTSIRHASAPCHLAPLSGLSFSSIRRARAVCAMKLNEHSVAHFAVSGSPADHEGFLRCCSSPGARQPTSGGSGPRCWFVLKGNLLFYFEGRETRPPLGLIVLEGCTVELCQGPQEFTFAIRFDAPGLRPYVLAAEGPEAQEAWVKVLSRASFGYMRLLLQELQRRLEEMQLGLASRHSPHRVGPPPDRPPPQPDARGLREGSPLAETDGEVEATKLPVPVSRRHLAETCSWGPTGLPLNEGDSPVSPETSCFAKLHDWYGQEILDLRREWLQARGLGGGQ, from the coding sequence ATGTCTTATTGTGACATTCACAGAAAGGGAACATTCAGAAAGGGTGACATTCACAGAATCCCAATGGCTAGGAGCTTGGGGGTTAACCAAGCTTGTCAGTTGGGGTCCCCAAGGTCAGCGGATGGTCCCCagtcctccctgccttcctttggCTCTGACACGTCCATCAGGCATGCCTCGGCCCCTTGCCACCTTGCTCCTTTGTCTGGCCTCAGCTTCTCCTCCATCCGCAGGGCCCGGGCAGTCTGTGCCATGAAGCTGAACGAACACAGTGTGGCCCACTTTGCCGTGAGTGGCTCTCCAGCGGACCACGAGGGCTTCCTGCGCTGCTGCAGCAGCCCCGGGGCACGCCAGCCCACCTCCGGTGGCTCAGGCCCTCGATGCTGGTTCGTCCTCAAGGGGAACCTACTCTTCTACTTTGAGGGCCGGGAGACCCGGCCACCCCTGGGCCTCATTGTGTTGGAGGGCTGCACCGTGGAACTATGCCAGGGCCCCCAGGAGTTCACCTTCGCCATCCGCTTCGATGCCCCCGGCCTGAGGCCCTATGTGCTGGCAGCAGAGGGGCCCGAGGCCCAGGAGGCCTGGGTGAAGGTGCTCTCCAGGGCCAGCTTCGGCTACATGAGGCTGCTGCTGCAGGAACTGCAAAGGCGGCTTGAGGAGATGCAGCTGGGCCTCGCCTCCCGCCACTCACCCCACCGGGTTGGACCCCCTCCAGACCGGCCGCCCCCACAGCCGGATGCCCGTGGACTCCGGGAGGGCAGCCCCTTGGCAGAGACAGATGGGGAGGTGGAGGCCACCAAGCTCCCTGTTCCCGTCAGCCGCCGGCACCTAGCCGAGACCTGTTCCTGGGGCCCGACTGGCCTGCCCCTGAATGAGGGGGACAGTCCCGTGTCCCCAGAGACCTCCTGCTTCGCCAAGCTGCATGACTGGTATGGCCAGGAAATCCTTGATCTGCGGAGGGAATGGCTGCAGGCCAGGGGTCTGGGGGGTGGGCagtaa
- the PHETA2 gene encoding sesquipedalian-2 isoform X2: MKLNEHSVAHFAVSGSPADHEGFLRCCSSPGARQPTSGGSGPRCWFVLKGNLLFYFEGRETRPPLGLIVLEGCTVELCQGPQEFTFAIRFDAPGLRPYVLAAEGPEAQEAWVKVLSRASFGYMRLLLQELQRRLEEMQLGLASRHSPHRVGPPPDRPPPQPDARGLREGSPLAETDGEVEATKLPVPVSRRHLAETCSWGPTGLPLNEGDSPVSPETSCFAKLHDWYGQEILDLRREWLQARGLGGGQ, translated from the coding sequence ATGAAGCTGAACGAACACAGTGTGGCCCACTTTGCCGTGAGTGGCTCTCCAGCGGACCACGAGGGCTTCCTGCGCTGCTGCAGCAGCCCCGGGGCACGCCAGCCCACCTCCGGTGGCTCAGGCCCTCGATGCTGGTTCGTCCTCAAGGGGAACCTACTCTTCTACTTTGAGGGCCGGGAGACCCGGCCACCCCTGGGCCTCATTGTGTTGGAGGGCTGCACCGTGGAACTATGCCAGGGCCCCCAGGAGTTCACCTTCGCCATCCGCTTCGATGCCCCCGGCCTGAGGCCCTATGTGCTGGCAGCAGAGGGGCCCGAGGCCCAGGAGGCCTGGGTGAAGGTGCTCTCCAGGGCCAGCTTCGGCTACATGAGGCTGCTGCTGCAGGAACTGCAAAGGCGGCTTGAGGAGATGCAGCTGGGCCTCGCCTCCCGCCACTCACCCCACCGGGTTGGACCCCCTCCAGACCGGCCGCCCCCACAGCCGGATGCCCGTGGACTCCGGGAGGGCAGCCCCTTGGCAGAGACAGATGGGGAGGTGGAGGCCACCAAGCTCCCTGTTCCCGTCAGCCGCCGGCACCTAGCCGAGACCTGTTCCTGGGGCCCGACTGGCCTGCCCCTGAATGAGGGGGACAGTCCCGTGTCCCCAGAGACCTCCTGCTTCGCCAAGCTGCATGACTGGTATGGCCAGGAAATCCTTGATCTGCGGAGGGAATGGCTGCAGGCCAGGGGTCTGGGGGGTGGGCagtaa
- the SMDT1 gene encoding essential MCU regulator, mitochondrial, with protein MSPGAARWLAAAAAVRSGALGPGPAARKAVGGLGQGPVPSRSLIATRSGAILPKPAKMSFGLLRVFSIVIPFLYVGTLISKNFAALLEEHDIFVPEDDDDDD; from the exons ATGTCGCCGGGAGCGGCTCGTTGgctggcggcggcggcggccgtgCGGAGCGGGGCTCTCGGGCCTGGGCCGGCCGCGCGGAAGGCCGTGGGCGGCCTGGGGCAGGGCCCGGTCCCTTCGCGGTCGCTCATCGCGACCCGAAGCGGAGCCATCTTGCCCAAGCCGGCTAAA ATGTCCTTCGGCCTTCTCCGGGTCTTCTCCATTGTGATTCCCTTCTTGTACGTGGGAACACTCATCAGCAAGAATTTTGCTGCCCTCTTAGAAGAACACGACATCTTTGTCCCAGAGGATGACGACGATGACGACTAG